In Synergistaceae bacterium, the DNA window TGATATTATACCGCTCGTGAATAGCACAAAATTTGACATGAATTATATAATGCGTTCATTAATGATAGATTATTATTTTGTTATATAGTGTTAAAATTTTCAGCAATCTTGAAGGGGGATAATCTTTAAATGAAACAGTTAATGCAGGGGAACTCAGCAGCAGCCCGGGGACTTTATGAAGCCGGATGTTGTGTTGTGTCGAGTTATCCCGGCACGCCCAGCACTGAAATAACGGAAGAAGCCGCAAAATTTGACGAGATTTACTGCGAATGGGCACCTAATGAAAAAGTTGCTATGGAGACAGCTTTCGGGGCATCACTGGCAGGAGTCCGGAGTTTTTGCGGAATGAAGCACGTCGGACTCAATGTCGCCGCAGATCCTTTATTTACTGTGTCATATACGGGAATTAATGCAGGCATGATTATTTGTGTAGCTGATGATCCCGGTATGCACTCATCGCAGAACGAACAGGATTCGCGACACTATGCACGAGCTGCAAAATTGCCCATGCTTGAGCCTTCTGACTCACAGGAATCACTAGAATTCTTTAAACGAGCATTTGACATATCAGAAGAATTTGACTCGCCCGTAATTATAAAAATGTGCACTCGTATAGCTCACTCGCAATCTTTAGTCGAAACCGGAGAAAGAGTCGAACTCAACGCGCGCCCATATGTGAAAAATATTGCAAAATATGTAATGATGCCCGGAAATGCAATTAAACGTCATCCCATAGTAGAAGAACGTATTAAAAAATTGCAGGAACTCGCAGAAAATATTGATATAAACAAAATCGACTCCGGCCGTGATAACTCAATCGGGATAATTACTTCGTCAACGAGCTATCAATATGTTAAAGAGTCATGCGGTGATTTGTACCCTGTTTTAAAGCTGGGAATGATTTGGCCGTTACCTGACGAGAAAATAAAATCTTTCGCAAAAAGTGTTAAGCGTTTAATCATAGTTGAAGAGCTTGACCCGTTTATTGAGTCTTATTGTAAGTCGCTCGGACTCGAATGTGAGGGCAAAAATTTATTCAAACTTGAGGGCGAATTAAGTCAAAATATTATCGCTGAAAAGTTAAATCTTGCTACAAATAACGGCCTTAAACTTGACGAGAAAATCCCTCCGCGTCCTCCTGTAATGTGTGCAGGCTGCCCGCATAGAGGATTATTTTACACGCTCAATAAATTAAATTGTACGGTTTTGGGTGATATAGGCTGTTATACACTGGGAGCAGTTGCGCCGCTGTCTTCAATGGAAATGACTCTCTGTATGGGAGCTTCAATAAGCGCACTTCACGGATTTAATAAGGCACTTGAGAATTCAGACACGAAATTAAAAACTGTCGCAGTAATAGGCGATTCAACCTTCATGCATTCGGGAATGACGGGACTCGCAAATATCGCATATAATCAAAGCAATTCACTTGTCATAATTCTTGATAATTCTATAACGGGAATGACAGGACATCAGCAGAATCCTACAACAGGATATAATATTAAAGGTGTCCCGGCCGGGAGAATAGATTTAGAGAGTCTATGCAGGGCAATGGGATTTAACCGCGTAAAAGTAATAGATCCCTACAATTTGCAGGAATGCGAGTCAGTTATTCGTGAAGAGCTAGAATCAAATCAACCCAGTGTAATAATTTCCCGCCGTCCCTGTGCACTATTAAAATATGTCAAGCATAAGCCCTCATTACTCGTAAATAATTCTAAATGTGTCGGCTGTAAATCTTGCATGAAAATAGGCTGTCCTGCAATCGCAATTAAAGACGGTAAGGCAAAAATTGACTCGACTCTCTGTGTAGGCTGCGGAGTGTGTCAGCAATTATGTAAATTCGACGCTTTAGAATCTCAGGAGGCTGAATAAATCATGGCAGCAAAAAATATTATGATAGTCGGAGTCGGAGGTCAGGGCAGTGTCTTAGCTAGTAAATTACTCGGTCATCTGCTGACTTCACAAAATTATGACGTAAAAGTCTCTGAAGTTCACGGAATGAGCCAGCGGGGCGGGAGTGTCGTTACTTATGTGAGATACGGCGAAAAAGTTTATTCACCAGTTATAGACAAAGGCCAAGCTGATTTTATAGTCTCGTTTGAAATGTTAGAGGCAGCAAGAAATTTAGAATATTTAAAGCATGACGGCCAAATTGTAACGTCGACACAAGAGACTGATCCCATGCCGGTTTTGACAGGTGCAATGACTTATCCGGAAAATTTATTAGCAAAAATTAAATCGCTCGGAGTTAAAGTTGACGCGCTTGACTGTTTGAAACTCGCAGAAATGGCCGGGAGCTCAAAAGCTGTAAATCTTGTCTTACTTGGCCGGTTAAGTAATTATTTTGATGATATACCCGTTCAAGCATGGGAAGAGTCAATAAATTCATGTGTTCCTGCTAAATTCTTAGAGCTGAATCTCAAAGCCTTTAATTTAGGTAGAGACGCATAAATATTTTATAAAGAAGGTATTATTTACACGATGGAAATTAAGCAGAAATATTATCAGCCCGAAATTGAGACAATGCCGCACGAAAAAATTCGCGAATTACAAAACGAGCGGTTATTAAAGCAAGTTCGTCATGTCTGGGAAGATGTCCCGTATTACCGCGCTAAAATGCAGGAAAAAAATTTGACTCCCGATGATATTAAATCACAGGACGATTTATACAAGCTCCCATTTTTGACAAAGGACGATTTACGCAAAGCATATCCATACGGCTTAATGGGC includes these proteins:
- the iorA gene encoding indolepyruvate ferredoxin oxidoreductase subunit alpha is translated as MKQLMQGNSAAARGLYEAGCCVVSSYPGTPSTEITEEAAKFDEIYCEWAPNEKVAMETAFGASLAGVRSFCGMKHVGLNVAADPLFTVSYTGINAGMIICVADDPGMHSSQNEQDSRHYARAAKLPMLEPSDSQESLEFFKRAFDISEEFDSPVIIKMCTRIAHSQSLVETGERVELNARPYVKNIAKYVMMPGNAIKRHPIVEERIKKLQELAENIDINKIDSGRDNSIGIITSSTSYQYVKESCGDLYPVLKLGMIWPLPDEKIKSFAKSVKRLIIVEELDPFIESYCKSLGLECEGKNLFKLEGELSQNIIAEKLNLATNNGLKLDEKIPPRPPVMCAGCPHRGLFYTLNKLNCTVLGDIGCYTLGAVAPLSSMEMTLCMGASISALHGFNKALENSDTKLKTVAVIGDSTFMHSGMTGLANIAYNQSNSLVIILDNSITGMTGHQQNPTTGYNIKGVPAGRIDLESLCRAMGFNRVKVIDPYNLQECESVIREELESNQPSVIISRRPCALLKYVKHKPSLLVNNSKCVGCKSCMKIGCPAIAIKDGKAKIDSTLCVGCGVCQQLCKFDALESQEAE
- a CDS encoding indolepyruvate oxidoreductase subunit beta, whose amino-acid sequence is MAAKNIMIVGVGGQGSVLASKLLGHLLTSQNYDVKVSEVHGMSQRGGSVVTYVRYGEKVYSPVIDKGQADFIVSFEMLEAARNLEYLKHDGQIVTSTQETDPMPVLTGAMTYPENLLAKIKSLGVKVDALDCLKLAEMAGSSKAVNLVLLGRLSNYFDDIPVQAWEESINSCVPAKFLELNLKAFNLGRDA